In Sebaldella sp. S0638, the following are encoded in one genomic region:
- a CDS encoding DUF503 domain-containing protein → MYVSVLKLKIKLPFSESLKDKRMVKNSVRDKIERIFKALVKEIDTPDNKKILSLGVVYASSTQTSAEQQINKILEYMERNYDYEFYESEKYIEKF, encoded by the coding sequence ATGTATGTTTCGGTCTTAAAACTAAAAATAAAACTTCCTTTTTCAGAATCATTAAAAGATAAACGAATGGTGAAGAATAGCGTAAGAGATAAAATAGAAAGAATTTTTAAGGCTTTGGTAAAAGAAATAGACACACCGGATAATAAGAAAATACTGAGTCTCGGAGTAGTCTATGCGTCATCTACACAGACAAGCGCAGAACAGCAGATAAATAAAATTCTGGAATATATGGAACGAAATTATGACTATGAATTTTATGAATCAGAGAAATATATAGAAAAATTTTAG